In a genomic window of Salminus brasiliensis chromosome 12, fSalBra1.hap2, whole genome shotgun sequence:
- the ier2a gene encoding immediate early response gene 2 protein gives MDVSAEAKRIMVQALSKMYSSRSQRGGLRLHRSLLLTLVMKSARDIYHSARVASENQEIQESLEKQKEAAEPPSDPPREEEEEKEREESMVLEAPPKSTQPELDQENRSPARADRHSRKRRGKTATEPDFLPCKRAKMDSGAVLRILQDATLRSNCGREADALPSAHMPRTVATC, from the coding sequence ATGGACGTCAGCGCCGAGGCTAAGCGGATCATGGTGCAGGCTCTCAGTAAGATGTACAGCTCCCGGTCGCAGCGTGGAGGACTGCGCCTCCACCGGAGCCTCCTGCTCACGCTGGTGATGAAGTCCGCCAGGGACATCTACCACTCGGCTCGAGTTGCCAGCGAGAACCAGGAGATCCAGGAGAGCCTGGAGAAGCAGAAGGAGGCAGCCGAGCCCCCTTCGGACCCACCgcgtgaggaggaggaggagaaggagagggaggagtCGATGGTTCTCGAGGCGCCTCCAAAATCCACACAACCGGAGCTCGACCAGGAGAACCGCAGCCCGGCCAGAGCTGACCGTCACTCCAGAAAACGGCGAGGGAAGACGGCCACGGAGCCCGACTTCCTGCCGTGCAAACGTGCCAAAATGGACTCTGGGGCGGTCCTGAGGATCCTCCAGGACGCTACTTTGAGAAGTAACTGTGGCAGAGAGGCGGACGCACTGCCGAGCGCACACATGCCGAGGACTGTGGCCACATGCTGA